The window TCAACGTAAGCTGtgaagaaaagagaggagCGTCAGCATCTCTTTGGCGACTCTCATGACTCATTCCAAGTGTTTTGCTCGTCTACTTAGGTCGAAGCTTATACTGGTGCCGTTCCCATTACAGACTCTGCGAGCTCCCATGCCAGCTGTGGCTCGGACTGTTCGCCACGACGCGAGCAAGGAATAAAGAAAACAGATAGCCGTACCTTGCCAAGACATGTTATTGCTGGGTAGTCGTGTCGAGTACAGAAAGTGTGTAGATAAAAATGGATAAAGTAAAAGGAGAGAACAAGACGATGCTGTGGTCGAGATGATCCAGCAGTCGGCGACCGGATGACGACTTGAGGAACTGGAAACCCCCCGGAAACCGTGGGAAACACCCGCTAATTATGCTTAAAGTTACGTATGCATTGGGGCGGCAACAACTTTTTTCAATCATCTGCCGACGTGGCTTCTTTTATCCGATACAAGTACAATAACAACCTCTTTGCCCGCCTGAAGGTGGGCCTGGTCACTTGGATGACTCTCTATAGACGATTTATTGACACGTTTGTAGCGACATATATTTCGGGAGAAAATTACCACAAACCGCCTCCTGGCGATAGAAGTATCTGTGATGATCCATGTCATTGTGCATAATTGGTGAAGCAGCGCCTGATTCAGTATAACCCTAAACTCTTGGATGGCTTTGACATGGCTGATGGTGAAGGTATGGAGCACTTTTAGCTTTCATACTTCCTCTTGTCTAATATAATAGTGTATGGAGATAAGGCGAGAGGAAAATAGCGAGGACGTGAGGAAGACATAGAATTAGTTTTGGGGTATTGATgagagagggaggaaaagagaggaaaggaggatgagaatgCATGCGAAGAGGCATcagggaagagagagatCAGAATGGAAGGTTGCTAAATAGGACACAAGGTAGAACTCGAATCCACAATCCTCCCATTAAAAGTCAGAAGCCCAAATTTTTAGGTCATAAAGCCGGATCACACATATAGCCACCATTTACACAATGTCCTATCAATCAAACGACCTTGAAAAAGACTAAACGTGGCGCCTGAACTTTAACAAAGAAATGTGGAGGCAAAATATGTGGAAAATAAGAAAACTTGTAGAGCTTGAAAAGTAAAATAAAAGAATACGAGTAGTCCTTCCAGTAGATAGAAAATGCATCATCCAAGGAGCACTTCGCCGTCTTGCTCTCGCCTTCCTCCTTGTTTTTCTCATATCCGCGTTCCTCTATATCCTTATCGCCTTCTTCTAAAAGGTAACTTCGAACAGCGAGTTTAATATGAAAGTAGAAAGAATCGGATGCAGACCTGCATGATGTGACGCGGAAGCATTTCGTCAGAGAAGGTAAATCACGAAGTTTTCAAACCTGCCTTGTCCAGACAAGCTTCGATGCTTCTTGAAACTGTGATTGCTGAATGATGGGGCTTACCTGATACCGATACTTAGCTTTCTGTCTAACCAAAGTCAGATGGAGAAAAGCCGTCCGGTACGTACCAAGCTACTATTGACTTATACATCTATCTACGCTTGCTACTACAAGCTAAATGATATAATAGTATCCAACTCGCTAATCCGTAAGCACACCATCGGTGACCTAATCTGACATCATGGCCTCTCTTTCTACACCCCCCTAATTTCATTTACTCTCGGTAACAATCTCTCAACAATAATGATCAGGAGATCAAATGAAAATTCCTGATCAAGACCGCTGTTATCATAAAGATAAAGATCATCAGCGGTATTGTCGTCGGTCAGGTCTATGCCTCCAAGCTTAAAACCTTCAACAAGTTCTTCGTTTAGCTCCTCATGAGTGGGATCTACTTCAGAACGGACCCCGTTTTTCAGACGGAAGAGAGCCATGCGTTGGCGTAGTAAGGCCCGGAGTTCGACGACTTGCTCTTGAAAGATAATCCCCCCACTCGCATTGATATCCTTGAAGATAGACTGCTCCGCGGCATCCGTTGCCTCGATGAAGGCAGGGGTTGTAGGACCTTCGTGACGCGAGACGTCAGGGAGGAGCGTTGAATGACTGTGTGCTAGCGTGAGAATGGAGGTGTGGGGACTGCGAAGTGGTATAAATATAATAACAGATGAAGTAGTAGATGTCGTACTTACGAATTAGCGAGGTGGATATATATATGTCACTTGGCTCGAAGTGTTGTCGAGCATAGAAACGTATATAGGGCCATAGTAGCTTTGGTACCGAACTGCTTTCCTCTATCTGACCTGGTCAAATACGGAAGCTGAGTATCGGTACCACAAAACGCCATCTTCCAACAGGTAATGTCTTCTCTTCGTCGGCCCCGGGGCACCAGTTATTCGATCTATTATGACTTCAGCCGAAATGGAGATCTGTCCCATCGAGATTTAAGTTGGATTCGAAAACGAATGGCGCGTGCACCCAGATTTGTATCCCAAACAAGGGGTGCTTTTGTTTTGCTCCCTTgtttctctttctctttcccaTCTCCAGCAACTCACAGCAATGCCTCCGAAAAGATATCTTTTGAATACCTCGGCCAACAAGAACTCGCAGGCGGCACCAACCCAGCGTAGCCTTATGGATCCGCACCCCGAGCCTCAGGATGGCAACCAATCACAAGCACGTATCAGTAGCAAGTATCCAAAAACCCTACTTAAGAACACCTGCCAAAAAATCTCTTCAACAGGCCAGCAACACTAGACCACGTGATACAGGCGAGGCCGTTGGGCATGACAAAAACTTTGGAGATGAAGACTACGATTCCTTGGATGGGATTGGCGAGGAATCGGTCACTGATGCAGAGGTGCAAGGTAGGGTCACCCGTCTGTGGTTATTAATCGGCGAATAGCTGAATGGAGTATTTTAGAACTGGAAGGCATAGAATCGGATAATTCAGCCCCAGAAGACGATGTTCAGGTCCTCAAGACCAATCATCGATTATCAGCAGTAAGTCCCTTATACATACTCCGATTATTAGAATCATTTGTAATTAATTAAACTATTGTAAATATATTATATAGTTCCTCCAGATAACAACTACCGAAGAGATTCATGGTCATAATTCGCCGAGGGATGGCTGGGCCGGCGGCCAGGCGACGGCTTAAACCCTCCACTCAAGGTTGTGAGGCGAAAACAACGTCCTTCAAACTCGATGGCAGAAAGGGCCCGCAACACTTCTCGACAACTCGCCCAAGAAACCCATAGTACCAGTAGCAGGGGCATATCAAGAGGCAATTCATCCAACGTCTCAGCTGTTCCTATCCATGATTCTCCTAATACAGTGAGTCATTTTAAGCAGCGTTTTTCATATCTTTTTCAATGTCCAAAGCATTGATTTGTTGTTTAGCCTCTTCAAAATAGGGGGCGGACATCCTCTAGTGGCCTCAGACGGCCCAACCAAATTACCAGGGACTTAGTTACAGACGGGTCACGATCATCTCCCCAACTAACGACACACATTCGTAAAGAACTCCGAGACTCTCCTGTCGACACCAGCATTGAGGAAATATACAGCATCCTGAAGGACAAGTAAGTATCATTTCTATCAAGTAAAATAAACGATGCAATGATGAGTTGACGAAGGTGTCCTCTTATTTCGTACTGGCTGTCATTACTACCCCGCTACTGCAGACAAGAATACAAGAGTCCCTTCAAGACTGTTCTTGACCGTTGTTGCCGACTTGTTGCTCATTACTATTCAATCCATACAGGCTCATACACTGGAGCGATACTGTATTCCCTCAGGTACAAACACTATGTTAACTCATCACATCCTAGAaatggaagagggagaaaTTTCCCCTGATATATGGTTTACAAACGACACCGATGATGATATTCTTGAAAAGTATGCACAAGTCTTCGGAATGTAAGCGAGATGTCCTACGGGGAACATCTGGCTCCTTTTTATGGAACATCAATAGCAGAACTGCAATTCGCTGACAGTGACATGTATCACAGTGAGCCTGCCATGTTGATGTATTACAACGACGCTCTCAGCTCAGCTGCACAGGTCCTTGCTCCTCTTCGTGTGCTTCTCGAGATTGTGTTGGCTAATCATGAGCCTACTGATAAAGTAGAAGGCATTTTACCTGCCTCTTCTTGCAACAAAACCGATGACCACACTGTCTATGGCGCCGTGGCTCGCTATGTGAGTTTCGTATCCATTTATGCTAAAAAATGGGTATCCATGTTGATTCAATGGGGCGTCATCCTAGGTTCACCACCATGCCGTCGACGCTAAACATATGGATGTATCCAGTGTACGGCAAATCTTCCATCAAATTCTCGCGTCCGCCAACATATGTGATGAGCGAAATGTGGTCCTTGGACTTGAAAATGATAACTACGACAAAGAGGCGGACGGTGGCTTCAAAACTGAAGTCACTGCGAGCCTAAACGTCCCCTGTAATGATCGCAATTTGTTTAACCAGAATAAAGCGAGATGTGTTGATTTGGCTTCTATGGCTTAATTGCAAGCTTAGTGCTATACATACAGGTTTATGGCATCAAAATTAGACGACCAAGATGGCCTGTCGTCCGAAATTAACTTGTCGGATTTACCTGGTTGTTTGCGTTGGTTCTTGTTCGCCTGGCCTCCTCAAGACAATGACGATGATCGAGCCTCTTTCCTCAAGAATAGACTCGTAGCCAGAGTGAGTGTCTGATTTCCATCACAGTCTGATACTGATTGCTACAACGGTGATAGGTCTTACAGGTCCTCAATTTGGGCCCCGCGTCCCTCCGAAAAAAGTCAATATGGTGCACCTACTATCGCACAAAAATCGAAGGCCACTGTGTTGGGAGAATGGTAGCGAGGTAGAGATTGGGGTGCCATAGAAAAGAGAGGCCATGATGTCAGATTAGATCATCGATGGTGTGCTTACGGATTAGCGAGTTGGATAATATTATATCATTTAGCTTGTAGTGGCGAGCGTAGATAGATATATAAGTCCATAGTAGCTTGGTACCGGATGGCTTTCCTCATCTGACTTTGGTTAGACAGAAAGCTGAGCatccgtaccagttctcAATCATTTAACACACTGGGTCTTCGATCGCCACAATAATGTACGCGTCCTCAATCGTGAGTGGGATAACTAGAATTTCGGCAAGAGACTTCCTCTGATCGGTTTCAACTCGCCGCTCAGGTGCATTTCGTTCTCTCCGTGGCTCCGAAAATTGATAGTGTCGATATAGCCGTACATGATGCAGTCTAACATTCCGGCGTTCTCTTTTTTCGGAGTCTGGAGGATGTCGAACAGCAGGCCATCATAGATTTCTATGACGAGTAAGTCCACAAGTCCATGGCCCTCCTGCCTGCTTGTTTCTCTCACTGACTTGGAGGAAATCAGGCATGCTCGAGGCGACCAGGGAGAACGGGATGCGAGGATGAGTGACATGTGTGTTACAGTTTTGATTATTTATTTAGATCTTGAGGTACAGGAGGACCCGAGCGGAGATAAAGAatttatatatatatatataataaAGTATTGGTAGTTAGTTTCTTTATCTTGAAAACCTCTCAATGCAAGTCCGGGAGATTATATACTCCAGGATCAACAACATTTCGCCGAATCCAGTTCAAAAAACCCAGAAATCTAGTTACCTAGAACCAGCCTAGTTTGCCTTTGCCCCTTTgttctttcctttccttaCCTCAAGTACTCGACCTGCGCCCTAGACCTCGAGGTTGGTCCGTTGACAATGTGGCAAAATTTGTGGCGGTGGAGGTCGCAGCAGAGGTGGGGGGACAAGGgagggagggaagagaggggggaggaagaggagagagaggggaaaggggagagagggagagatggagagaggggagagcgggaggagaggaggaagaggagggagagggggGGGGAGGTAAATGTGCCGGATAATATAAAAAATGCATGAAGAATGCCGGCTACCAAG is drawn from Cryptococcus gattii WM276 chromosome A, complete sequence and contains these coding sequences:
- a CDS encoding Hypothetical Protein (Similar to TIGR gene model, INSD accession AAW41103.1), which produces MALFRLKNGVRSEVDPTHEELNEELVEGFKLGGIDLTDDNTADDLYLYDNSGLDQEFSFDLLIIIVERLLPRVNEIRGV